From Camelus dromedarius isolate mCamDro1 chromosome X, mCamDro1.pat, whole genome shotgun sequence, one genomic window encodes:
- the CAPN6 gene encoding calpain-6 yields the protein MGPPLKLFKNQKYQELKQECIRDGRLFCDPTFLPENDSLFYNRLLPGKVVWKRPQDICDDPRLIVGNISNHQLIQGRLGHKPMVSAFSCLAVQESHWTKTIPNHKEQEWDPRKLDKYAGIFRFRFWHFGEWTEVVIDDLLPTINGDLVFSFSTSMNEFWNALLEKAYAKLLGCYEALDGLTTTDIIVDFTGTLAETVDMQKGRYTELVEEKYKLFGELYKTFTKGGLICCSIESPSQEEQEVETDWGLLKGHTYTMTDIRKIRLGERLVEVFSTEKLYMIRLRNPLGRQEWSGPWSEISEEWQQLTAADRKNLGLVMSDDGEFWMSLEDFCRNFHELSVCRNVSNPIFGRKELESVVGCWTVNDDPLMNRSGGCYNNRDTFLQNPQYIFTVPEDGHKVIMSLQQKDLRTYRRMGRPDNYIIGFELFKVEMNRKFRLHHLYIQERAGTSTYIDTRTVFLSKYLKKGNYVLVPTMFQHGRTSEFLLRIFSEVPVQLRELTLDMPKMSCWNLARGYPKVVTQITVHSAEGLEKKYANETVNPYLVIKCGKEQVRSPVQKNTVHAIFDTQAIFYRRTTDIPIIVQVWNRRKFCDQFLGQVTLDADPSDCRDLKSLYLRKKGGPTAKVKQGHISFKVISSDDLTEL from the exons GACATCTGCGATGACCCCCGTCTGATTGTGGGCAATATCAGCAACCACCAGCTGATCCAAGGGAGACTGGGGCACAAGCCAATGGTCTCTGCGTTTTCCTGTTTGGCTGTTCAGGAGTCTCACTGGACAAAG ACAATTCCCAACCATAAGGAACAGGAATGGGACCCTCGAAAACTAGATAAATATGCTGGGATATTTCGCTTCCGTTTCTGGCATTTTGGAGAATGGACAGAAGTGGTGATTGATGACTTGCTGCCCACCATCAATGGAGATCTCGTTTTCTCCTTCTCCACCTCCATGAATGAGTTCTGGAATGCTCTATTGGAAAAAGCTTATGCAAA ACTGCTTGGCTGTTATGAAGCCCTGGATGGTTTGACCACCACTGATATCATCGTGGACTTCACTGGCACATTGGCTGAAACTGTTGACATGCAGAAGGGAAGATACACTGAGCTCGTTGAGGAGAAGTACAAACTGTTTGGAGAACTGTACAAAACATTTACCAAAGGAGGTCTGATCTGTTGCTCCATTGAG TCTCCCAGTCAGGAAGAACAAGAAGTTGAAACTGACTGGGGCCTACTGAAGGGCCATACCTACACCATGACTGATATTCGCAAGATCCGTCTTGGAGAAAGGCTTGTGGAAGTCTTCAGCACTGAGAAGCTGTACATGATTCGCCTGAGGAACCCCTTGGGGAGACAGGAATGGAGTGGCCCCTGGAGTGAGAT TTCTGAGGAGTGGCAGCAACTGACGGCAGCAGATCGCAAGAACCTGGGGCTTGTTATGTCTGATGATGGAGAGTTTTG GATGAGCCTGGAGGACTTTTGCCGCAACTTTCATGAACTGAGTGTCTGCCGCAATGTGAGCAACCCTATTTTTGGCCGCAAGGAGCTGGAATCAGTGGTGGGATGCTGGACTGTGAATGATGACCCCCTGATGAACCGTTCGGGAGGCTGCTATAACAACCGTGACACTTTCCTGCAGAATCCCCAG TACATCTTCACTGTGCCTGAGGATGGGCACAAGGTCATCATGTCACTGCAGCAAAAGGACCTGCGTACTTACCGCCGCATGGGAAGACCCGACAATTATATCATTGGCTTTGAGCTCTTCAAG GTGGAGATGAACCGCAAGTTCCGCCTCCACCACCTCTACATCCAGGAGCGTGCTGGGACTTCCACTTACATTGACACGCGCACCGTGTTTCTGAGCAAGTACCTGAAGAAGGGCAACTATGTGCTCGTCCCAACCATGTTCCAGCACGGCCGCACCAGCGAGTTTCTCCTGCGAATCTTCTCTGAAGTGCCTGTCCAGCTCAG GGAGCTGACTCTGGACATGCCGAAGATGTCCTGCTGGAATCTGGCTCGTGGCTACCCAAAGGTTGTCACCCAGATTACAGTGCACAGTGCCGAGGGCCTGGAGAAGAAGTATGCCAATGAAA CTGTAAACCCATATTTGGTCATCAAGTGTGGAAAGGAGCAAGTCCGTTCTCCCGTTCAAAAGAATACTGTTCATGCCATTTTTGACACCCAGGCCATTTTCTACCGAAGAACCACTGACATTCCTATTATAGTGCAG GTCTGGAACAGACGAAAATTCTGTGATCAGTTCCTGGGGCAGGTTACTCTGGATGCTGACCCCAGTGACTGCCGGGATCTGAAATCTCTGTACCTGCGTAAGAAGGGTGGCCCAACTGCCAAAGTGAAACAAGGCCACATCAGCTTCAAGGTTATTTCGAGTGATGATCTCACTGAGCTCTAA